The proteins below are encoded in one region of Pan paniscus chromosome 4, NHGRI_mPanPan1-v2.0_pri, whole genome shotgun sequence:
- the LOC134730482 gene encoding TNF receptor-associated factor 4-like — protein sequence CGVGTVAREDLPDHLKDSCSTALVLCSFKDSSCKHWCPKLAMARHVEDSVKPHLAMMCALLSWQWQELQDLQQELEELSVGSDGMLIWKIGSYGRRLQKAKAKPNLECFSPAFYTHKYGYKLQVSAFLNGNGSGEGTHLSLYVGLLPGAFDNLLEWPFAHCVTFSLLDQSNPGLAKPQHVTETFHPCLNWKNFQKPGTWRGAPWMRDLPKFISHQDIRKQNTMYSVGNRSWGHQGLETSDPRACLPS from the coding sequence TGTGGTGTGGGCACTGTGGCTCGGGAGGACCTGCCAGACCATCTGAAGGACAGCTGTAGCACCGCCCTGGTGCTATGCTCATTCAAAGACTCCAGCTGCAAGCACTGGTGCCCTAAGCTGGCAATGGCACGGCATGTGGAGGACAGTGTGAAGCCACATCTGGCCATGATGTGTGCTCTGTTGAGTTGGCAATGGCAGGAGCTGCAGGACCTTCAGCAAGAGCTGGAGGAGCTATCAGTGGGCAGTGATGGTATGCTCATCTGGAAGATTGGCAGCTATGGTCGGCGGCTACAGAAGGCCAAGGCCAAGCCCAACCTTGAGTGCTTCAGCCCAGCCTTCTACACACATAAGTATGGTTACAAGCTGCAGGTGTCTGCATTCCTCAATGGCAATGGCAGCGGCGAGGGCACACACCTCTCACTGTACGTTGGCTTGCTGCCTGGTGCCTTTGACAATCTCCTTGAGTGGCCCTTTGCCCACTGTGTCACCTTCTCCCTGCTGGATCAGAGCAACCCTGGGCTGGCTAAACCACAGCATGTCACTGAGACCTTCCACCCCTGCCTAAACTGGAAGAACTTCCAGAAGCCAGGCACTTGGAGGGGGGCTCCCTGGATGAGAGATCTTCCTAAGTTCATCTCCCACCAGGACATCCGAAAGCAAAATACTATGTACAGTGTGGGGAACAGGTCTTGGGGTCATCAAGGGCTGGAAACAAGTGACCCCAGGGCCTGTCTCCCTTCTTAG